From the genome of Clostridium sp. BNL1100, one region includes:
- a CDS encoding SH3 domain-containing protein, with the protein MLSKKIKIGLSVFTLIAVLGAMNPAFAANTKEMSGLPSKVMEYTNRTGVVNTPLGLNVRKEPSLNSSIIYAISYGTEVYVEGLIGGWVLVRLKDSGIVGYVYGEYLTINY; encoded by the coding sequence ATGTTATCAAAAAAAATAAAGATAGGATTATCTGTATTTACCTTGATTGCAGTTTTGGGTGCAATGAACCCTGCATTTGCAGCAAATACAAAAGAGATGTCTGGTTTACCAAGTAAAGTAATGGAATACACTAATCGCACTGGAGTGGTAAATACACCTTTAGGATTAAATGTCAGAAAGGAACCGAGTTTGAATTCAAGTATAATATATGCAATTAGCTATGGTACCGAGGTATATGTAGAAGGTTTAATTGGAGGATGGGTTCTCGTAAGATTAAAGGATTCTGGTATTGTTGGATATGTTTATGGAGAGTATTTAACAATTAACTATTAG
- a CDS encoding Ig-like domain-containing protein: MTISKKKQISLFMGIILTCTFLFSNAFAKENYSDKQSNMVNFNLDKYFVQIQNKGFSEYVNAIATFPNGSSVNINEDAIWKSDNTDIVYAENGRLLAMGKGTVKVSVSYEGFKQTIDVKVLNDINYEKLNHSIKKSSNESVMAASTWRDDITGKASRMLNYAWTPTRNLPKYNSSVNGYFTAGTMYYGVPYTTTDRNMQVDETGFYYAMSYSDFYTPWSNGTKTMPRYGNDCSGFSSFAWGIYPQTTYDFINGVANNTYRKVGSYNVNSPSTSDLISSYASLQEGDVVVTGEHMFVIDTNNSSGSYVWAFEQTPTLPVYSYHTYSQMASGLYRPISKY, from the coding sequence ATGACAATTAGTAAAAAGAAGCAAATTAGTTTATTCATGGGTATTATCTTAACGTGTACTTTTTTATTTTCAAACGCTTTTGCCAAAGAGAACTACTCTGATAAACAAAGCAATATGGTTAATTTTAATCTTGATAAATATTTTGTTCAAATCCAAAACAAGGGTTTTTCTGAATATGTGAATGCCATAGCAACATTTCCAAATGGGTCTTCAGTAAATATAAATGAGGATGCGATATGGAAAAGTGATAATACCGACATTGTTTATGCCGAAAACGGTAGGCTGCTTGCAATGGGAAAGGGAACTGTAAAAGTTAGCGTTTCTTATGAAGGGTTTAAACAAACAATTGATGTAAAAGTGCTAAATGATATAAATTACGAAAAATTAAATCATTCGATAAAAAAATCATCTAATGAATCAGTAATGGCAGCAAGTACTTGGAGAGATGATATTACAGGTAAAGCTAGCCGTATGCTAAACTATGCATGGACTCCAACACGCAACTTACCTAAATATAATTCAAGTGTAAATGGATACTTTACAGCAGGGACAATGTATTATGGTGTACCTTATACTACGACGGACAGAAATATGCAAGTTGATGAAACTGGTTTTTACTATGCAATGTCATATAGTGACTTTTACACACCGTGGAGCAATGGTACTAAAACAATGCCTAGGTACGGCAATGACTGTTCCGGTTTTTCAAGCTTTGCATGGGGAATATACCCTCAAACAACTTATGATTTTATAAATGGTGTAGCAAATAATACATATAGAAAGGTTGGAAGTTATAATGTTAACAGCCCAAGTACAAGCGATCTTATTAGTTCGTATGCATCATTACAAGAAGGTGATGTTGTTGTAACAGGAGAGCATATGTTTGTAATAGATACAAATAATTCTAGTGGCTCATATGTTTGGGCTTTTGAACAGACACCAACGCTACCTGTTTACTCATATCATACATATAGTCAGATGGCGAGTGGTCTATATAGACCAATTTCGAAATATTAG
- a CDS encoding phosphodiester glycosidase family protein yields MKKIIFKKAIALLTSFVLVISLCLTQAYAAVTTDGNPSNVGTLSDNTIYNYLNIRTYTLTLNGVTNSYPVEIFKSNPSTQSGSPFFVSPAATLVTLNIPNKTVIAKVNGNVQNGYGTVAQVLGLGYFNGVFYQNGIWGQTAQKITSNISDLLEMDFQFFPCFVIKKPVQGSTIKTATIRWFTKKTLADALPSIDTIMPSTNCLVYNGKSVFDQAVYDTSDGGLRIADGSDLTLKNSTLHNNPGTTVDSGKSGNNRTFLGHKQDGSFVMVVAGNMDFVSGAKLMVKLGCDYAVNLDGDGASQMRVASGYTNNAPAGRIGSFGNDSYTYQSCFCIYNN; encoded by the coding sequence ATGAAAAAAATTATTTTCAAAAAAGCAATAGCTTTATTAACTAGTTTTGTTTTAGTAATATCTCTTTGTTTAACACAGGCGTATGCGGCGGTAACTACAGATGGAAATCCTTCTAATGTTGGAACATTATCAGATAATACTATTTATAACTATTTGAATATTAGAACTTATACTCTTACTTTGAACGGAGTAACAAATAGCTATCCTGTTGAAATATTCAAGTCAAATCCTTCCACTCAGAGCGGTTCACCATTTTTTGTTTCACCTGCAGCAACATTAGTTACTCTGAATATTCCAAATAAAACTGTAATTGCAAAAGTTAATGGAAATGTTCAAAATGGCTATGGAACAGTAGCACAAGTTTTAGGTTTAGGATATTTTAATGGGGTATTCTACCAAAATGGTATATGGGGTCAAACAGCTCAAAAAATTACATCTAATATTTCAGATTTACTAGAAATGGACTTTCAATTTTTCCCTTGTTTTGTTATTAAAAAGCCTGTCCAAGGTTCAACTATAAAAACTGCAACTATAAGATGGTTCACAAAAAAGACTTTGGCTGATGCTTTACCATCTATTGATACAATAATGCCATCAACCAACTGTTTGGTATATAATGGAAAATCTGTATTCGACCAAGCAGTTTATGATACTTCGGATGGAGGTTTACGAATTGCAGATGGATCTGACTTAACATTGAAAAATAGTACGTTACACAATAATCCTGGTACAACAGTAGACTCTGGTAAAAGCGGAAATAATAGAACATTCTTAGGTCATAAGCAGGATGGTTCATTTGTTATGGTGGTTGCTGGTAATATGGATTTTGTAAGCGGTGCAAAGTTAATGGTGAAATTAGGTTGTGACTATGCAGTAAACCTTGATGGCGATGGTGCTTCTCAGATGAGAGTTGCTTCTGGATACACAAATAATGCACCTGCAGGCAGGATAGGATCTTTTGGAAATGATAGTTACACTTACCAATCTTGCTTCTGTATTTATAATAATTAA
- a CDS encoding LytTR family DNA-binding domain-containing protein: MLNIVVLEDNSEYLEVISAYIQDCLWMNNLEGQIILRTRFPSEVEKYIKKDKPNIFFIDIDLNSKINGIELAHEIKQRLKKPYIVFVTQHTKYVLLAFKSHAYDFLPKPVTKEQVNRCLLDIFNDLRDELINSKTEDSSLLTIKSGYKELFIKKYEILLIEKQGNKALIYTFNGQYCCYLALEYFEEIFANDKNFLRCHKSFIVNTAYIREIRFNKLEIELVTGKVCYMSRKYRKGLCL; encoded by the coding sequence ATGTTGAATATTGTAGTATTAGAGGATAATTCTGAATACCTAGAGGTTATTTCTGCATATATCCAAGATTGCTTATGGATGAACAATCTTGAAGGGCAAATCATATTAAGAACTCGATTTCCAAGCGAGGTTGAAAAGTATATTAAGAAGGACAAGCCCAATATTTTCTTTATTGATATAGACCTAAATTCGAAAATAAACGGGATAGAACTTGCTCATGAAATAAAGCAAAGGCTGAAAAAACCTTATATTGTTTTTGTCACTCAACACACAAAATATGTATTACTCGCATTTAAATCTCATGCATATGATTTTCTCCCAAAGCCTGTAACGAAAGAACAGGTTAACAGATGCTTATTAGATATATTCAATGATTTGAGGGATGAATTAATTAATAGTAAGACAGAGGATAGCAGTTTATTAACTATCAAATCCGGGTATAAAGAACTGTTTATAAAAAAGTATGAAATCCTACTAATTGAAAAACAGGGGAATAAGGCTTTAATATATACTTTCAACGGACAATATTGTTGTTATCTGGCGCTTGAATACTTTGAAGAGATATTTGCAAATGACAAAAATTTTTTAAGGTGTCATAAAAGCTTTATAGTAAATACTGCATATATCAGAGAAATAAGATTTAATAAACTTGAAATAGAACTTGTAACTGGTAAGGTGTGTTACATGAGTAGAAAATACAGAAAAGGGCTTTGCTTATGA
- a CDS encoding sigma-70 family RNA polymerase sigma factor, translating to MGGEEMGVSSCGYTEEEFIQVYKRYADTIFRLCYIYLKNQADAEDAVQSAFIKLMQSKKYFENEAHEKAWLIVTARNYCKDVLKCFWKVRRIDFEKLPEVSYMNENEGSEVLEKILALPEKYKTVLYLYYYEEYAVKEIAKLLKRNESTVQTQLVTARKKLKMDLEEGRRNEG from the coding sequence ATGGGAGGTGAGGAAATGGGAGTAAGTTCGTGTGGATATACAGAGGAAGAATTTATACAGGTATATAAACGATATGCGGATACGATTTTTAGACTTTGCTACATTTATTTAAAAAATCAAGCAGATGCAGAAGATGCAGTGCAATCTGCATTTATTAAATTGATGCAGTCAAAAAAATATTTTGAGAATGAGGCACATGAAAAAGCCTGGCTTATAGTGACAGCACGTAATTATTGCAAGGATGTTTTAAAATGTTTTTGGAAAGTAAGGCGCATAGATTTTGAAAAGCTACCTGAAGTTAGCTATATGAATGAGAATGAAGGTAGTGAGGTGTTAGAAAAAATCCTTGCATTACCAGAGAAGTATAAAACGGTTTTATATCTTTATTATTATGAGGAGTATGCTGTAAAAGAAATAGCAAAACTGTTAAAAAGAAATGAAAGTACGGTCCAGACACAACTGGTTACAGCACGTAAAAAGTTAAAAATGGATTTGGAGGAGGGAAGAAGAAATGAAGGATAA
- a CDS encoding nitrogenase component 1 → MGKINLAATTVVSREQRLGTIIGWDGEASKLVEESGYSILGCSGKKGNGCKLCEMKGPFTQGSVCSEQMVECQAGNVRGAVLIQHSPIGCAVSQTIYNSIYRNGLAMRGLPVENLKIVSTNLIEGDMVFGGIGKLEQTTRDVWERYKPNAIFIGTACATGIIGDDVDSVASEYSEKFGIPIIPLHCEGFRSKHWSTGFDATQHGILRDIVRKNPKKQEDLVNVINLWGSDVFKPMLKELNLRVNYVVDLATVEDLAQMSEAAITVGFCNTLSSYLAQGLEQNFGVPELKAPQPYGFAGTDAWLRGIAKITHREELCEAYIKKERERVTPKIEELKKKLKGVKGYVATGSAYSHGLISVLRELGVEVNGSLVFHHDPIYDSEDPIQDSLAFLVNNYGNVENFSVSNRQQHQLYALLIKAQPDFLLIRHNGLAPLASRLGIPAAPLGDEHIAVGYEGIVNLGEAILAILKRKKFHEDLAQHIKLPYTKWWLSQDDPYILAKNPDIIYQD, encoded by the coding sequence ATGGGTAAAATTAATTTAGCAGCCACTACTGTTGTAAGCCGTGAACAGCGTCTTGGCACGATCATAGGCTGGGACGGTGAAGCTTCAAAATTGGTAGAGGAATCAGGATATTCTATTCTTGGTTGCAGCGGTAAAAAAGGCAATGGTTGTAAGCTTTGCGAAATGAAAGGACCTTTTACACAAGGCTCTGTTTGCAGTGAACAAATGGTGGAATGTCAGGCTGGAAATGTGAGAGGTGCCGTTTTGATTCAGCATTCCCCTATTGGCTGTGCGGTAAGCCAAACAATTTATAATTCAATATATCGTAATGGTCTTGCTATGAGAGGCCTTCCTGTAGAAAATCTTAAAATCGTTTCTACAAATTTGATAGAAGGTGATATGGTTTTCGGGGGAATTGGAAAGCTTGAACAGACTACGCGCGATGTATGGGAGAGATATAAGCCCAATGCAATTTTTATTGGAACAGCATGTGCTACCGGCATTATCGGTGATGATGTTGACAGCGTTGCATCGGAGTATTCGGAGAAGTTTGGAATTCCTATTATTCCGCTTCATTGTGAAGGCTTCCGCTCAAAACATTGGAGCACAGGATTTGATGCCACTCAACACGGTATTTTAAGAGATATAGTAAGGAAAAACCCAAAAAAGCAGGAAGATTTGGTAAATGTAATCAATCTTTGGGGTTCTGATGTATTTAAACCAATGCTTAAGGAACTTAATTTACGTGTAAATTATGTTGTTGATCTGGCGACTGTTGAAGATTTGGCACAGATGTCAGAGGCTGCTATTACAGTTGGCTTTTGTAATACGCTTTCCTCGTATTTGGCTCAGGGACTGGAACAAAATTTTGGTGTTCCGGAATTGAAAGCTCCTCAACCTTACGGCTTTGCCGGAACCGATGCATGGCTTAGGGGGATAGCAAAAATCACACATCGTGAGGAGCTTTGTGAAGCTTACATAAAAAAAGAGCGTGAGCGTGTAACGCCTAAAATTGAAGAGTTAAAGAAAAAACTGAAGGGTGTAAAAGGATATGTTGCAACAGGTTCTGCCTATTCTCATGGACTGATTTCAGTATTAAGAGAGCTTGGTGTTGAAGTGAACGGCTCATTGGTATTCCACCACGATCCTATCTATGACAGTGAAGATCCTATACAAGACTCTTTAGCCTTTCTTGTTAATAACTATGGAAATGTGGAAAATTTCAGTGTCAGCAATAGACAGCAACATCAGCTCTATGCATTACTGATAAAAGCCCAGCCCGACTTTTTATTAATAAGACATAACGGGCTTGCACCTCTAGCATCACGTCTTGGTATTCCGGCTGCTCCTCTTGGAGACGAACATATTGCAGTAGGTTATGAGGGCATTGTAAACTTGGGCGAAGCAATATTAGCTATTTTAAAAAGAAAGAAATTTCACGAAGATTTGGCACAGCATATTAAGCTACCTTATACAAAGTGGTGGCTAAGTCAGGACGATCCATATATCCTTGCTAAAAACCCCGATATTATATATCAAGATTAA
- a CDS encoding GHKL domain-containing protein, giving the protein MNPIVRIVINLIDAFILIMYAVVFAKIKIDYRRIILGTITIGLSFVLTFYAFMENYYNNILLQYSISLAQVVTCTFFVWLLFHASFLQTLIGMIVYFAATYSGEMIVMTILTYIKGDFITAFKNSILAQILISLGVYPIMLLVLIISKKLLSVKLIGTIKNKKHELLITVYGISTISITTVNTMIAQANRLNVGEMVVSIGTSIFFLLMNIVFLYFITKFTKREQELEYQKHYNKSLGDIVNQLSAFKHNFDNMLATMSGYIEFGKWEGLTDFVNEIRKKQTTIGLHNISMLKKINEPGIIGLFLSKLDAMRENGVYCNIIVDNEICVSGMKIGDLCDCLGVLVDNALESASEIENGFVKIKVETIENTLIFLIQNSTGLIEVDRIFEQGWSTKGEGRGFGLWHVMNIIRTYPNVLFNTTLKNDVISQELIISKSIL; this is encoded by the coding sequence ATGAACCCCATTGTAAGAATTGTAATTAATTTAATAGATGCATTCATCTTAATTATGTATGCTGTTGTATTTGCTAAAATAAAAATTGACTATAGAAGAATAATATTAGGTACGATTACTATAGGATTAAGTTTCGTATTAACATTTTATGCGTTTATGGAAAATTATTATAATAACATTTTACTACAGTATAGCATTAGTTTAGCTCAAGTAGTAACATGTACATTTTTCGTTTGGCTACTGTTTCATGCTTCATTTCTCCAGACATTAATAGGGATGATCGTGTATTTTGCCGCAACATACAGTGGTGAAATGATTGTAATGACTATACTTACCTATATTAAGGGTGATTTTATAACAGCTTTCAAAAACAGTATACTGGCACAAATTTTGATCTCATTAGGCGTATATCCTATTATGCTACTTGTTCTGATAATATCAAAAAAGCTACTTTCAGTTAAACTCATTGGTACAATAAAGAATAAAAAGCATGAATTGCTTATTACAGTATATGGAATTAGTACTATTAGTATAACGACAGTTAACACCATGATTGCTCAGGCAAATAGACTAAATGTTGGTGAAATGGTTGTAAGCATTGGAACTTCAATATTCTTTTTATTAATGAATATAGTCTTTCTATATTTCATAACAAAATTCACTAAAAGAGAACAGGAATTAGAATATCAAAAACACTATAACAAATCATTAGGAGACATAGTCAACCAATTATCTGCGTTTAAACACAATTTTGATAATATGCTGGCGACAATGTCTGGTTATATTGAATTCGGTAAATGGGAGGGACTGACCGACTTTGTGAATGAGATAAGAAAGAAACAGACAACCATTGGACTTCACAATATATCCATGTTAAAGAAAATCAATGAGCCTGGGATTATAGGCCTATTTTTAAGCAAGCTTGATGCGATGCGCGAAAATGGAGTGTATTGTAATATTATCGTTGATAATGAGATTTGTGTCAGCGGGATGAAAATCGGGGATCTATGCGACTGCCTTGGTGTTCTGGTTGACAATGCCTTGGAGTCTGCATCCGAGATAGAAAACGGATTTGTAAAAATAAAAGTTGAAACAATTGAAAATACCCTGATATTTTTAATCCAAAACTCTACAGGCCTGATTGAAGTTGATAGAATATTTGAGCAGGGGTGGTCTACGAAAGGCGAGGGCAGAGGGTTTGGCCTTTGGCATGTTATGAATATTATTAGAACATATCCTAATGTTCTATTTAATACTACATTGAAGAATGATGTTATAAGCCAGGAACTAATAATAAGCAAATCAATATTATAA
- a CDS encoding GyrI-like domain-containing protein codes for MNMNIETIPLCSIAYIRQIGAYGAENIRTMEQLKQWAVANNLMNNKTVIFGIAHDNPQITPPENCRYDACILLADKHFPAEGNLKHGELSGGKYAVFIVKHTAKAVEQAWGDIFPSLFENGFLYDATRPILERYAAEKVEQHLCEICVPIFD; via the coding sequence ATGAATATGAATATTGAAACTATCCCACTATGCTCTATTGCTTATATACGGCAAATAGGAGCTTATGGTGCGGAAAATATCCGAACTATGGAGCAATTAAAGCAGTGGGCAGTGGCTAACAACCTTATGAATAATAAAACTGTTATATTTGGTATTGCACATGATAATCCGCAAATAACACCGCCTGAAAATTGCCGCTATGATGCTTGTATTCTCCTTGCTGATAAACACTTTCCGGCAGAGGGCAATCTTAAGCATGGTGAACTTAGCGGAGGAAAGTATGCAGTTTTTATAGTAAAGCACACAGCTAAAGCTGTAGAGCAGGCTTGGGGAGATATATTCCCTTCGCTGTTTGAAAATGGCTTTCTTTATGACGCTACACGACCGATATTGGAGCGCTATGCGGCTGAAAAGGTTGAGCAGCATCTTTGCGAAATATGTGTTCCGATTTTTGATTAA
- a CDS encoding MFS transporter, producing MIKNLKMNIRELHTFLLLWITQSFSALGSAMTNFALVIWSYQQQGSALTTSLLAICSYAPYVLLSIFAGALSDRWNKKITMLISDSFAALCTISVLVLLTTGKLQTWHLYLINTLNGLMNTVQQPASEVTISLLTPKKHYQKVSGMRSFSNSLVTILTPVLATAMLSFTSIKFVILFDLITYVTAFVSLLCFIKIPQVTEQRITASETVLQSAKSGFRYLKDNRGILDLILFLAVINFTASIFNAALPAMMLSRIGGGEVALGMVNTVTGIATMFGSILVSILPPPKSRVRVICNSLLFAMSTENFILAFGRCTWVWCLGAILGWIFIPVMGTNMDVLFRSKIPIEMQGRVYSVRNTLQFFTIPLGYLCGGFFVDRVFEPFMAEQSMGSLWVTLFGSGKGSGAALLFFVIGIFGALSCLPFRADRNIWKLEE from the coding sequence ATGATTAAAAATTTAAAAATGAACATCAGAGAACTTCATACTTTTCTATTGTTATGGATTACACAGTCGTTTTCGGCACTTGGTAGTGCGATGACCAACTTTGCACTGGTGATTTGGTCTTATCAGCAACAAGGGTCTGCTCTTACCACCTCGCTATTGGCCATCTGTTCTTATGCACCATATGTCTTACTGAGTATCTTCGCAGGTGCACTTAGCGACCGATGGAACAAGAAGATAACAATGCTGATTAGTGACAGCTTTGCAGCACTTTGTACCATATCGGTACTAGTTCTGCTGACAACCGGTAAACTCCAGACTTGGCATCTGTACTTGATCAACACCTTGAATGGATTGATGAATACGGTACAGCAACCGGCATCAGAGGTGACCATCAGCCTGTTGACTCCGAAAAAGCATTATCAGAAGGTAAGTGGGATGCGATCCTTCTCTAATTCGCTGGTTACAATACTGACGCCTGTACTTGCCACGGCAATGCTTTCTTTTACAAGCATTAAGTTCGTCATCCTATTTGATTTGATTACATATGTCACAGCGTTTGTGTCACTACTATGCTTTATAAAAATACCTCAAGTTACAGAACAGAGAATTACTGCCAGCGAAACTGTATTGCAGTCTGCAAAAAGTGGCTTTCGGTATCTTAAGGATAATCGGGGAATTCTGGATTTGATCCTATTTTTGGCCGTAATCAATTTTACCGCCTCAATCTTCAATGCCGCACTGCCTGCAATGATGCTCTCACGTATTGGCGGCGGAGAGGTGGCCCTTGGCATGGTCAATACCGTAACAGGAATAGCAACAATGTTTGGAAGCATTTTGGTTTCTATCCTGCCTCCGCCAAAAAGCCGAGTACGAGTTATTTGTAATTCCTTACTTTTTGCAATGAGTACCGAAAATTTTATTCTTGCTTTCGGCAGGTGTACGTGGGTGTGGTGTTTGGGTGCAATCTTAGGCTGGATTTTTATTCCTGTAATGGGGACCAATATGGATGTGCTTTTTCGGTCAAAAATACCTATTGAGATGCAGGGACGTGTCTATTCGGTTAGGAATACGCTACAGTTTTTCACCATTCCTTTAGGTTATCTGTGCGGCGGTTTTTTTGTTGACAGAGTGTTTGAACCATTTATGGCAGAACAGTCGATGGGTAGCCTGTGGGTTACATTGTTCGGGTCAGGAAAAGGCTCCGGAGCAGCTCTGCTATTTTTTGTAATCGGAATTTTTGGCGCATTATCTTGTCTGCCATTTCGGGCGGACAGAAATATTTGGAAATTAGAAGAATAG
- a CDS encoding DUF2935 domain-containing protein, with protein sequence MLSTIEFIKQSLGLHLFFARIMKEHSFFLEAAFTPKDASFTQQADNFRKEFDRILGDVISLSNGVVNPGVLQSGEVITPFTIKAEQATTFFTGVRIPTQLTQAEARLMGGGIITASPMLERRVFALNQRAIKATAALIKFKTNIISNVLSCKMFTFNYPLLIIHITREAELYLLQLRRLQNREEINLEREAYQQEFFWNRQMAEHAKFIRGLLDPTENNLINQANNFGNEFDQLTAEAKAAMDATAPLTNVTDESLKATEDLRNFKAQGTQGILSCKIRSIIIPLLGDHVLREANHYLRLLKMFEGSR encoded by the coding sequence ATGTTGTCAACCATTGAATTTATAAAACAGTCACTGGGTTTACATTTGTTTTTTGCAAGGATTATGAAAGAACACTCATTTTTCCTTGAAGCAGCGTTTACACCAAAGGACGCTAGTTTTACCCAACAGGCTGATAATTTTCGCAAAGAATTTGATAGAATTCTAGGAGATGTTATTTCACTTTCCAACGGTGTTGTTAATCCAGGCGTTTTACAATCCGGTGAAGTAATAACACCCTTTACTATTAAAGCAGAACAGGCGACCACATTTTTTACAGGAGTACGGATACCAACTCAACTGACACAGGCAGAGGCAAGATTAATGGGCGGTGGAATTATAACGGCTAGCCCTATGCTTGAGCGACGTGTATTTGCCCTTAACCAACGGGCAATAAAAGCAACTGCTGCGTTAATAAAGTTTAAAACAAATATTATATCTAATGTTTTAAGCTGTAAAATGTTCACATTTAATTACCCTTTGTTGATAATACACATAACTCGTGAGGCAGAATTATACCTTCTACAACTTAGAAGACTTCAAAACAGGGAAGAGATAAATCTCGAAAGAGAAGCTTACCAACAGGAATTTTTCTGGAATAGGCAAATGGCAGAACATGCTAAGTTTATAAGGGGACTTCTTGACCCGACAGAAAATAATTTGATCAATCAAGCTAATAATTTTGGTAATGAGTTTGATCAATTGACAGCAGAAGCTAAAGCAGCAATGGATGCTACTGCTCCATTGACTAACGTTACTGACGAAAGCTTGAAGGCGACTGAGGATTTAAGGAATTTCAAGGCACAAGGTACACAGGGAATTCTCTCATGTAAAATAAGATCAATCATAATTCCGCTGCTTGGTGACCACGTACTACGTGAAGCAAATCATTATCTGCGGCTACTTAAAATGTTTGAAGGAAGCAGATAA
- a CDS encoding nitrogenase component 1, whose product MSQIGNSYENQKTNSISRPRYGCAIGAMYTASAIPRVVPITHCGPGCADKQYVSLAFYNGFQGGGYGGGAVPPSLNASENEVVFGGNERLKELIQASTKVIDADLFVVLTGCIPDLVGDDVPSVVSKFQEKGVPIVYAETGGFKGNNYTGHELVTKAIIDQYVGDYKGQKKKNVVNVWTEIPYQNPFWRGDLSEIKRSLEGIGLKVNILFGHSSKGVEEWKEIPKAQFNLVISTWLGISTAKYLEGKYGQPFLHIPVIPIGAKATSEFLRKVSDFAGLNLEKTEQFIQQEEKLYYKYLEDFSDFYAEYWWGVPSKFAVVGESSYNLAITKFLVNQLGLIPVKQIVTENPPEEYRDNIIKEFVNIADDVSVTPLFLEDGYLVEQALINSEEKPSIILGTTWDRDAAKELGGNIVEIGFPASYEVVLSRANVGYRGALSLIEKIFTVAISAST is encoded by the coding sequence ATGTCACAGATTGGAAATTCATATGAAAATCAGAAAACAAATTCCATAAGCCGACCACGTTATGGCTGTGCTATTGGCGCTATGTACACTGCAAGTGCAATTCCGAGAGTAGTTCCTATTACTCATTGCGGACCGGGTTGTGCAGATAAGCAATATGTTAGTCTTGCTTTTTACAACGGGTTTCAGGGAGGAGGCTATGGCGGTGGAGCTGTTCCCCCCAGTCTTAATGCCTCAGAAAATGAAGTGGTATTTGGAGGAAATGAGAGGCTTAAAGAACTGATACAAGCTTCAACAAAGGTAATTGATGCAGATTTGTTTGTGGTACTCACAGGTTGTATACCTGACCTTGTTGGTGATGATGTACCGTCAGTGGTATCAAAATTTCAAGAAAAAGGTGTTCCCATTGTTTACGCTGAGACAGGTGGATTTAAGGGGAATAACTATACAGGTCATGAATTGGTTACAAAAGCAATTATTGACCAATATGTCGGTGACTACAAAGGGCAAAAGAAAAAGAATGTAGTTAATGTTTGGACAGAAATTCCATATCAAAACCCATTTTGGAGGGGGGATCTCTCTGAGATCAAACGTAGTCTTGAAGGGATAGGCCTTAAAGTTAATATTTTATTTGGACACAGTTCAAAAGGTGTTGAGGAGTGGAAAGAAATTCCTAAGGCACAGTTTAATCTTGTTATATCAACCTGGCTTGGAATTAGTACAGCAAAGTATCTTGAGGGAAAATATGGTCAACCTTTTTTACATATACCTGTAATCCCTATTGGGGCGAAAGCTACATCTGAGTTCTTACGCAAAGTATCGGATTTTGCAGGATTAAATCTGGAAAAGACAGAACAGTTCATACAACAGGAAGAGAAACTATATTATAAATATTTGGAGGATTTTTCAGATTTCTATGCAGAATATTGGTGGGGTGTCCCATCTAAATTTGCTGTTGTGGGCGAAAGCAGCTATAATCTGGCCATTACTAAATTTCTTGTAAATCAGCTTGGATTGATTCCGGTTAAACAAATTGTAACGGAAAATCCTCCTGAAGAATATAGGGACAATATTATAAAAGAATTTGTAAACATTGCAGATGATGTTAGCGTAACACCTCTTTTTTTAGAAGATGGTTATTTGGTTGAGCAAGCCCTTATCAATTCTGAAGAAAAACCTTCAATTATATTAGGAACAACGTGGGACAGAGATGCTGCAAAGGAGCTTGGCGGAAACATTGTTGAAATTGGCTTCCCGGCATCCTATGAAGTGGTTTTATCAAGGGCAAATGTCGGATATAGAGGAGCATTGTCCTTGATTGAAAAAATATTTACTGTTGCCATCAGTGCAAGTACTTAA